In Humulus lupulus chromosome 7, drHumLupu1.1, whole genome shotgun sequence, the following are encoded in one genomic region:
- the LOC133792161 gene encoding lysM domain receptor-like kinase 4: protein MKYFYWVLVLIRINLIYAQQYYDPLDCPSNETNPGTRYTCSVFQDSCKTFLVYRANQQFQAISRISKLFSINSGALLQLNNLTSFSELLKPGRDVLVPINCSCSGHFFQANFSYTAPETTSLTEVACGVFEGLVKMVTLSLENPFGKNNVKAGSKLHLPLKCACPDNFTSGKGIKYLVTYPLIEGDKTSDLTKKFGISPDDLSEVNRLGPGAPTIFTQTTILVPLRADSVINLNIPGSPSPAPSFLPTVTVEKPKKNSKRRKVFIAGSIIGIFLVLVLLIASAMYVKALMKMRKSNKYHSFTSRSSPISSTAVNSPKSCTARSSTCLSPDLLVGIKFSLFSYSMEEIKRATTDFCEENKVCSQVYKGTMDNVKVIIKQMRFEDTRPVIDVHSKINHINIVKLLGVCYGESDFSWCYIVFEYPGKGCLRDCLSNPTTPLRWHQRTQIAFDIATGLHYLNFCTFPSYAHMNLHSRNIFVTSNCRAKLGDIGSTPFGASSKGNYCNNRSVREPEYLPHSSATDKIDIFAFGIVLLELISGRECYEETSFRESIRFLGGGASEGGCFEQLKNFMDPFLKEDYSLAETLCLSVLAKSCVEDDPLHRPSMEDIIKVLARMVYSF from the coding sequence ATGAAGTATTTCTACTGGGTTCTTGTTTTGATCAGAATTAATTTAATCTATGCCCAGCAATATTATGACCCATTAGATTGCCCTTCCAATGAAACCAATCCAGGTACCAGATATACATGTAGTGTATTTCAAGATTCGTGCAAAACATTTCTTGTGTACAGAGCTAACCAACAATTCCAGGCTATTTCAAGAATCTCAAAGTTGTTCAGTATCAACTCTGGTGCTTTGCTTCAGTTGAACAATCTTACATCTTTTTCTGAGTTGCTCAAACCAGGTAGAGATGTTCTTGTTCCCATAAACTGTTCTTGCTCGGGTCATTTTTTTCAGGCAAATTTTAGCTATACAGCTCCTGAAACCACATCACTAACAGAGGTTGCTTGTGGAGTTTTTGAAGGGCTAGTTAAAATGGTTACTCTTTCTTTGGAAAACCCATTTGGAAAAAACAATGTCAAAGCTGGTTCCAAGCTTCACCTGCCTTTGAAGTGTGCTTGTCCTGATAATTTCACAAGTGGTAAGGGAATAAAGTATTTAGTGACATACCCTTTAATTGAAGGTGATAAAACATCTGATTTGACTAAGAAATTTGGTATCTCACCTGATGATTTATCTGAAGTCAATCGTTTGGGACCTGGCGCGCCAACTATTTTTACACAGACAACTATTTTAGTTCCCTTAAGAGCTGATTCTGTCATAAATTTAAATATCCCAGGTTCCCCATCCCCAGCTCCTAGTTTTCTTCCAACAGTTACAGtagaaaaaccaaaaaaaaattcaaaacgtAGGAAGGTGTTTATAGCCGGATCTATTATCGGGATATTTCTAGTACTTGTACTATTGATAGCTTCTGCAATGTATGTAAAAGCCTTGATGAAAATGAGGAAGAGCAACAAGTACCATTCCTTCACTAGTAGAAGTTCTCCAATCTCTTCAACTGCAGTAAACTCTCCTAAGTCCTGTACTGCTAGGAGCTCTACGTGTTTATCACCTGACCTTCTTGTTGGGATAAAATTTTCTTTATTCAGCTATAGCATGGAAGAGATTAAGAGAGCCACAACGGATTTCTGTGAGGAGAACAAGGTTTGTTCTCAAGTCTACAAGGGCACTATGGATAACGTTAAAGTTATTATCAAGCAGATGAGATTTGAAGACACTCGCCCGGTTATTGATGTACACTCGAAAATCAATCACATCAATATTGTCAAGTTGCTTGGTGTTTGTTATGGAGAAAGTGATTTTTCCTGGTGTTACATAGTATTTGAGTACCCTGGAAAAGGCTGCTTGAGGGATTGTTTATCTAATCCAACAACTCCTCTTAGGTGGCATCAACGAACACAGATCGCCTTTGATATCGCAACTGGCCTTCATTACTTAAACTTCTGTACATTTCCTTCCTATGCTCATATGAATTTGCATAGCAGAAACATTTTTGTTACATCCAATTGCAGAGCAAAGCTGGGAGACATCGGATCCACTCCTTTTGGAGCATCTTCGAAAGGAAATTATTGCAACAACCGAAGTGTTCGAGAACCGGAGTACCTTCCACATAGCTCAGCAACAGATAAGATCGACATTTTTGCATTTGGAATTGTCCTTCTTGAGCTCATCTCAGGTAGAGAGTGCTATGAGGAAACATCATTTAGAGAGTCCATTAGATTCTTGGGAGGGGGAGCTAGTGAAGGTGGCTGCTTTGAACAACTGAAGAATTTCATGGATCCATTTCTTAAAGAGGATTATTCTCTTGCGGAAACTTTATGTTTATCTGTTCTAGCCAAGTCTTGTGTGGAAGATGACCCTCTTCACAGGCCATCTATGGAGGATATCATCAAAGTTCTTGCCAGAATGGTGTATTCAttctaa